From Flavipsychrobacter sp., a single genomic window includes:
- the uvrB gene encoding excinuclease ABC subunit UvrB: MFKIHSPYKPAGDQPHAISELVNGINSGEQFQTLLGVTGSGKTFTMANVIQETQKPTLVITHNKTLVAQLYGELRQFFPDNAVEYFVSYYDYYQPEAYIPTSDTYIEKDLSINEELDKLRLRATSNLLSGRRDIIVVASVSCIYGMGNPTEYTNSIIRFKTGDNVGRNGFLHHLVSAQYMRSQGEFARGTFRVKGDTVDINLPYLDYGYRITFFGDEVEEIESFETDTGKRIARLDNAAIFPANLYLAPKDMMASIIHEIQDEMNAQQEYFISIGKPLEAQRIKERVSYDLEMIQELGFCNGIENYSRFLDRREPGTRPFCLIDYFPDDFLMVIDESHVTIPQVSGMYGGDRSRKLNLVDYGFRLPSALDNRPLNFQEFESLLNQVVFVSATPGDYELHRTQGVVTEQVVRPTGLLDPPIEIRPSTNQIDDLLDEIDKRVKKNDRVLVTTLTKRMAEEMDKYLKRIDIKSKYIHSEVDTLERVEILRELRLGKIDVLVGVNLLREGLDLPEVSLMAILDADKEGFLRNERSLTQMAGRAARNAEGLVIFYADRMTESMQRTIDETNRRREKQIKYNTEHNITPMTIRKSTDEVFQQTSVLDIKGFDENNQYAVHDEITTIAAEEEVTYKTATQLQKIIKQTKKHMQQAAKDLDFMEAARLRDKMLALEKELEAMK, from the coding sequence ATGTTCAAAATTCATAGCCCTTACAAACCTGCAGGAGACCAACCTCATGCCATCTCCGAATTGGTTAATGGTATAAATTCAGGAGAGCAGTTTCAGACATTACTAGGTGTAACTGGGAGTGGTAAAACATTTACCATGGCCAATGTAATACAAGAAACTCAAAAGCCTACTCTAGTTATCACTCACAATAAAACACTTGTAGCACAACTATATGGAGAACTACGACAATTCTTTCCTGATAATGCAGTAGAATATTTTGTAAGCTATTATGATTACTATCAACCAGAAGCATATATACCAACTAGTGACACTTATATAGAAAAAGACTTGTCAATAAATGAAGAACTTGACAAACTTCGTCTACGTGCTACTAGTAACCTACTAAGTGGCCGTAGAGATATTATTGTGGTGGCATCTGTTTCCTGTATTTATGGTATGGGTAACCCAACAGAATATACTAATAGTATCATTCGTTTTAAGACAGGAGACAATGTAGGTCGTAATGGATTCTTACATCACCTCGTTAGTGCTCAATATATGCGTAGCCAAGGAGAGTTTGCCAGAGGAACTTTTCGTGTAAAAGGTGATACAGTTGATATCAATCTCCCTTATTTAGATTATGGCTATCGTATCACATTTTTTGGAGATGAGGTTGAGGAAATTGAAAGTTTTGAAACTGATACAGGCAAACGTATTGCGCGGTTGGATAATGCGGCCATTTTCCCTGCCAACCTTTATCTTGCACCTAAGGACATGATGGCAAGTATCATTCATGAGATACAAGATGAGATGAATGCACAGCAAGAGTATTTCATTAGTATTGGCAAACCACTGGAAGCGCAGCGCATTAAAGAACGTGTAAGCTATGATCTGGAAATGATCCAAGAGCTAGGCTTTTGTAATGGTATAGAAAACTACTCACGCTTTTTAGATAGAAGAGAACCAGGAACTAGGCCATTCTGTTTAATAGATTACTTCCCTGATGATTTTCTAATGGTTATTGACGAGAGCCACGTGACCATACCTCAAGTAAGCGGCATGTATGGTGGAGATAGAAGTAGGAAACTAAATCTTGTTGATTATGGATTTCGACTACCAAGTGCATTGGATAACAGACCCCTTAATTTTCAAGAATTTGAAAGCTTATTAAATCAAGTAGTATTTGTTAGTGCTACACCAGGCGATTATGAATTGCATCGCACACAAGGTGTCGTTACCGAACAAGTTGTGAGACCTACTGGGCTCTTAGACCCCCCAATTGAGATTCGTCCAAGTACCAACCAAATAGATGACTTGCTTGATGAAATAGACAAACGTGTTAAGAAAAATGACCGTGTGTTAGTAACCACCCTTACTAAACGCATGGCAGAAGAGATGGACAAGTACTTGAAACGTATAGATATCAAAAGCAAGTATATACACAGCGAAGTAGACACACTGGAAAGAGTTGAAATACTACGTGAATTACGATTAGGCAAAATTGATGTTTTAGTAGGCGTAAACTTATTGCGGGAGGGCTTAGATTTACCGGAAGTTTCATTAATGGCAATACTTGATGCCGACAAAGAAGGTTTTTTACGTAACGAACGTTCTCTAACACAAATGGCAGGACGTGCAGCTCGTAATGCTGAGGGCTTGGTTATCTTTTATGCTGATAGAATGACGGAAAGCATGCAACGCACAATTGACGAAACAAATAGACGTAGAGAAAAACAAATAAAATACAATACGGAACATAATATAACTCCGATGACTATTAGGAAAAGTACCGATGAAGTTTTTCAACAAACATCAGTACTTGACATTAAAGGTTTTGATGAGAATAATCAGTATGCTGTACACGATGAAATAACTACAATTGCGGCTGAAGAAGAAGTAACTTATAAAACTGCAACTCAGTTACAAAAAATTATCAAACAGACTAAAAAACACATGCAGCAAGCTGCTAAAGATCTAGACTTTATGGAAGCAGCAAGATTGCGCGATAAGATGCTAGCTTTAGAGAAAGAGTTAGAGGCTATGAAGTAA
- a CDS encoding NAD-dependent epimerase/dehydratase family protein, which produces MKLRVIITGTTGMVGKGVLYECLDSNNIEEVLIINRSTVGIKHPKLTEIIHKDFFDLSSVKKRLQGYDACFFCLGVSAVGMSEEQYTGLTYDLTIHFAETVVSPNMTFLYVSGTGTDSTEKGRSMWARVKGKTENKLLSMPFKKAYMFRPGVILPKKGIQSKTRWYNTMYKITRPLFPLLEKLPSVTDTARVGKAMINVALHGSDKIHLENRDINNIAS; this is translated from the coding sequence ATGAAGTTACGTGTGATTATTACGGGTACAACAGGTATGGTAGGAAAAGGTGTACTATACGAATGTCTTGATAGTAATAATATAGAAGAAGTGCTGATTATCAATAGGTCTACTGTTGGAATCAAACATCCAAAATTGACAGAGATAATCCACAAAGATTTTTTTGACTTGTCTTCTGTTAAAAAGCGCTTGCAAGGTTATGATGCTTGCTTTTTCTGTTTAGGTGTTTCTGCTGTAGGTATGAGTGAGGAACAGTATACCGGGCTTACATATGACTTGACCATTCATTTTGCTGAAACTGTTGTAAGTCCTAATATGACTTTCTTGTATGTTTCAGGTACTGGTACTGATAGTACAGAGAAGGGGCGAAGCATGTGGGCTAGAGTAAAAGGTAAGACTGAAAATAAATTATTGTCAATGCCTTTTAAGAAAGCTTATATGTTTAGGCCAGGTGTGATTCTACCTAAAAAAGGTATACAGTCTAAAACAAGGTGGTATAATACGATGTACAAAATTACGAGACCTCTATTCCCGCTATTAGAAAAACTACCTTCAGTGACAGATACCGCCAGAGTAGGTAAAGCCATGATAAATGTAGCCCTACATGGTAGTGATAAAATACACTTGGAAAATAGGGATATTAATAACATTGCAAGTTAG